From a region of the Sminthopsis crassicaudata isolate SCR6 chromosome 6, ASM4859323v1, whole genome shotgun sequence genome:
- the OSTC gene encoding oligosaccharyltransferase complex subunit OSTC, with the protein METLYRVPFVVLECPNLKLKKPPWAHMPSAMTVYALVVVSYFLITGGIIYDVIVEPPSVGSMTDEHGHQRPVAFLAYRVNGQYIMEGLASSFLFTMGGLGFIILDRSNAPNIPKLNRFLLLFIGFVSVLLSFFMARVFMRMKLPGYLLG; encoded by the exons ATGGAGACCTTGTACCGAGTGCCCTTCGTGGTCCTAGAATGTCCCAATCTGAAGCTGAAGAAGCCGCCCTGGGCCCACATGCCATCAGCAATGACGGTGTACGCTTTAGTGGTGGTGTCTTATTTTCTCATCACCGGAG GAATAATTTATGATGTCATTGTGGAACCTCCCAGTGTTGGATCTATGACAGATGAACATGGACATCAGAGACCAGTTGCCTTTTTGGCATATAG AGTAAATGGACAATATATTATGGAAGGACTTGCATCCAGTTTCCTGTTTACAATGGGAGGTTTAGGTTTCATAATCCTAGACCGATCCAATGCACCAAATATTCCCAAGCTCAATAGGTTTCTCCTTCTATTCATTGGTTTCGTCAGTGTCCTCTTGAGTTTCTTCATGGCGAGAGTGTTCATGAGAATGAAGCTGCC GGGCTATCTACTGGGTTAG